Proteins encoded within one genomic window of Bacteroides sedimenti:
- a CDS encoding NigD1/NigD2 family lipoprotein: MKKINLLLFLLVMSIIPVLQSCDNDDDYSLDNYMVGLATVSKNAEGTIYFVLDNGETLWPAASFVPYQKLENGTRIIGSFTLLSDKQNGYDHFVRLNDYSTVLTKGIINLTEANKDSIGDDPVRITDMWRSGNYINVEFDMNLPLLNKHRVNLVRNTMKNYEDDGYIHLEYRYNDMDDVTSYIGHSIVSFWLGDLRLMDFSPGFKGWKIRINSAINGEKIITIDYPSVQSMNRQMKMESTVGDENIK; the protein is encoded by the coding sequence ATGAAAAAGATTAATTTATTACTCTTCTTACTGGTGATGTCCATTATACCAGTACTACAATCATGCGATAATGATGATGATTATTCGCTGGACAACTATATGGTTGGATTGGCAACAGTTAGCAAAAATGCTGAAGGTACGATCTATTTCGTTCTTGATAACGGAGAAACATTATGGCCGGCTGCATCGTTTGTACCTTATCAGAAATTAGAAAACGGTACACGGATTATAGGAAGTTTTACTCTGTTGAGTGATAAACAGAATGGTTATGACCATTTTGTTCGTTTGAATGATTATTCTACAGTTCTGACCAAAGGCATTATTAATTTGACGGAAGCCAATAAAGATAGCATCGGTGATGATCCCGTAAGAATCACCGATATGTGGAGAAGTGGCAATTACATCAATGTGGAGTTTGATATGAATCTACCTCTTCTGAATAAGCATCGTGTTAATCTTGTTAGAAATACGATGAAAAATTATGAAGATGACGGATATATACATCTAGAATATCGTTATAATGATATGGATGATGTAACAAGTTACATTGGGCATAGTATTGTCTCTTTCTGGTTGGGTGATTTAAGACTGATGGATTTTAGTCCGGGTTTTAAAGGTTGGAAAATCAGAATTAATTCAGCAATAAACGGAGAAAAGATTATTACGATTGATTATCCATCTGTTCAATCCATGAATCGTCAGATGAAAATGGAAAGCACTGTTGGAGATGAAAATATAAAATAA
- the lpxB gene encoding lipid-A-disaccharide synthase codes for MKYYLIVGEASGDLHASNLMQELKKEDPQAEFRFFGGDLMSAQGGIRVKHYKELAYMGFIPVLLHLRTIFDNMEQCKKDIVSYVPDVVILVDYPGFNLSIAKFVKTQTRIPVYYYISPKIWAWKEYRINDIRRYVDQLFSILPFEVDFFKKHHYPIRYVGNPTVDAVESFKAHHPINFNAFVTDNRLSSKPIIALLAGSRKQEIKDNLPDMLKAASAFPGYQLVLAGAPGISSEYYQKYIRGAKVKIVFGQTYRLLQQSSAALVTSGTATLETALFRVPQVVCYYTPLGKLISYLRKKVLKVKFISLVNLIADREVVRELVADTMTIENIRKELKAILFNREKRERMLAEYDRMIELLGPAGASEKAASEIVRLLKERKK; via the coding sequence ATGAAATATTATCTGATTGTTGGAGAGGCTTCGGGAGATTTGCATGCCTCAAATCTGATGCAAGAGTTAAAGAAAGAGGACCCACAGGCTGAATTTCGTTTTTTTGGTGGTGATCTGATGTCTGCTCAGGGAGGTATACGTGTTAAGCATTATAAGGAACTCGCTTATATGGGATTTATTCCGGTACTGCTACATCTACGTACAATCTTTGATAATATGGAGCAATGCAAAAAGGATATTGTATCCTATGTTCCTGATGTTGTGATTCTGGTTGATTATCCTGGATTCAATCTTTCTATTGCAAAGTTTGTGAAAACACAGACTCGAATCCCGGTTTACTATTATATTTCTCCTAAAATATGGGCATGGAAAGAGTATCGAATCAACGATATAAGAAGGTATGTGGATCAGCTTTTCTCTATCCTTCCATTCGAAGTGGACTTTTTTAAAAAGCATCATTATCCTATTCGCTATGTTGGCAATCCCACTGTTGATGCAGTAGAAAGTTTTAAAGCACATCACCCGATAAATTTCAATGCATTTGTTACAGATAACAGGCTTTCTTCTAAACCAATTATTGCATTGCTTGCCGGAAGCAGGAAGCAAGAGATAAAAGATAACTTGCCGGATATGTTGAAAGCTGCATCGGCATTTCCAGGATATCAACTGGTCCTGGCCGGAGCGCCCGGAATCTCTTCCGAGTATTATCAGAAATACATACGAGGAGCAAAAGTTAAGATTGTATTTGGTCAGACTTATCGTTTACTTCAACAGTCGTCTGCTGCATTGGTTACCTCGGGTACAGCTACGCTGGAGACAGCCCTTTTCAGGGTTCCGCAAGTTGTATGTTACTATACTCCGTTAGGTAAGCTGATTTCCTATCTGAGAAAGAAAGTCTTGAAAGTGAAGTTTATTTCATTGGTTAATTTGATTGCTGATAGAGAAGTGGTTCGAGAATTGGTAGCCGATACAATGACGATAGAGAATATCCGGAAAGAACTCAAAGCGATTTTATTTAATAGAGAAAAACGTGAGCGGATGCTTGCGGAATACGACCGGATGATTGAACTGCTTGGACCTGCAGGAGCTTCAGAAAAAGCAGCATCTGAAATAGTGCGTTTACTAAAGGAGAGAAAAAAATAG